The Acomys russatus chromosome 3, mAcoRus1.1, whole genome shotgun sequence genome has a window encoding:
- the Pde12 gene encoding 2',5'-phosphodiesterase 12: protein MWRFPGRAVLRGVRSVVEQHSRAEAATDGAVGAMERAVVRCVPSEPKLSLSFALADGSHKNMQRDQSEPLGRALSRIATNALKGHAKVAAAKKSRKNRAQSSGGSACAATGADPAAACEPVVKLYYREEAVAEDVLNVDAWQDGAVLQIGDVKYKVERNPPAFTELQLPRYIMAGFPVCPKLSLEFGDPASSVFRWYKEVKPGAAEPGDGGLASSSSSSSRSLPSSSWIETGVGERVYTPCNADIGLRLKLRCTPGNGQRFGPSRELESVCPVEAGPGTCTFDHRHLYTKKVTDDSCIRTVSYNILADTYAQTEFSRTVLYPYCAPYALELDYRQNLIQKELTAYNADLICLQEVDRAVFADSLLPALEAFGLDGVFRIKQHEGLATFYRKSKFSLLSQHDISFQEALESDPLHKELLEKLALNPQALEKVLQRSSVLQISVLQSTKDSSKKICVANTHLYWHPKGGYIRLIQMAISLAHIRHVSCDLYPGIPVIFCGDFNSTPSSGMYHFVINGSITEDHEDWASNGEEEKCTISLTHFFKLKSACGEPAYTNYVGGFHGCLDYIFIDFSALEVEQVIPLPSHEEVTTHQALPSVSHPSDHIALVCDLKWK from the exons ATGTGGAGGTTCCCAGGTCGCGCCGTGCTTCGTGGGGTCCGGTCGGTGGTGGAGCAGCACAGCCGGGCCGAGGCAGCGACCGACGGGGCGGTTGGCGCCATGGAGCGCGCGGTGGTGCGCTGTGTGCCCTCGGAGCCCAAGCTCAGCCTGTCTTTTGCGTTGGCCGACGGCAGCCACAAGAACATGCAGCGCGACCAGAGCGAGCCCCTGGGCCGGGCCCTCAGCCGGATCGCCACCAACGCCCTCAAGGGTCACGCTAAGGTAGCGGCTGCCAAGAAGAGTAGGAAGAACCGAGCGCAGTCGAGCGGTGGCTCGGCCTGCGCGGCGACAGGAGCGGACCCGGCTGCGGCCTGCGAGCCGGTGGTGAAGCTGTACTACCGAGAGGAGGCGGTGGCTGAGGACGTGCTCAACGTGGACGCCTGGCAGGACGGCGCGGTGCTGCAGATCGGCGATGTCAAGTACAAGGTGGAGCGCAACCCGCCTGCCTTCACGGAGCTGCAGCTGCCGCGCTACATCATGGCCGGCTTCCCGGTGTGCCCTAAACTGAGCCTCGAGTTTGGCGATCCCGCCAGCTCCGTGTTCCGCTGGTACAAGGAAGTCAAACCCGGGGCGGCAGAACCTGGGGACGGCGGCCTcgcgtcttcctcctcctcctcctctcgctCTCTGCCGTCCTCGTCTTGGATCGAGACGGGCGTGGGCGAGCGCGTGTACACCCCGTGCAATGCGGACATCGGGCTGCGGCTCAAGCTTCGCTGCACGCCGGGCAATGGGCAGCGCTTCGGGCCAAGCCGCGAGCTGGAAAGCGTGTGCCCGGTGGAGGCCGGGCCTGGCACCTGCACTTTTGACCATCGGCATCTGTACACCAAGAAGGTGACGGACGACTCGTGCATCCGCACTGTCTCCTACAACATCCTGGCAGACACGTACGCCCAGACTGAGTTCTCTCGGACGGTCCTGTACCCGTACTGTGCCCCCTACGCCCTGGAGCTTGACTACCGCCAGAACCTTATCCAGAAGGAGCTCACGGCCTACAACGCAGACCTCATCTGTCTGCAAGAGGTGGACCGCGCCGTGTTCGCGGACAGCTTGCTACCGGCTCTGGAGGCCTTCGGCCTGGACGGCGTGTTTCGAATCAAGCAGCACGAAGGCCTGGCCACCTTCTACCGGAAGTCGAAGTTCAGCCTCCTTAGTCAACACGACATTTCTTTTCAAGAAGCCCTGGAGTCGGATCCGCTGCACAAAGAGCTACTAGAGAAACTGGCTTTGAACCCTCAGGCGCTGGAGAAGGTGCTCCAGAGATCGTCTGTCCTTCAG ATTTCAGTTCTTCAATCTACGAAGGACTCTTCTAAGAAGATATGTGTTGCCAATACTCATCTCTACTGGCACCCAAAAG GTGGATACATTCGTCTTATTCAAATGGCAATATCCTTGGCTCACATTAGACATGTTTCATGTGATCTGTATCCTGGCATACCAGTTATATTTTGTGGAGACTTTAATAGTACACCGTCCTCAGGAATGTATCATTTTGTCATCAATGGCAGCATTACAGAGGATCATGAAGACTGGGCTTCcaatggagaagaggaaaaatgcaccatctctctcacacacttctTCAAACTGAAAAGTGCTTGTGGTGAACCTGCCTACACAAATTACGTTGGTGGCTTTCACGGATGTCTAGATTACATTTTCATTGACTTCAGTGCTTTAGAGGTTGAACAGGTGATCCCATTGCCCAGTCATGAAGAAGTTACCACCCACCAGGCCTTACCTAGTGTTTCTCATCCTTCTGATCACATAGCACTAGTATGtgatttaaaatggaaatag